A part of Paenarthrobacter sp. A20 genomic DNA contains:
- the rraA gene encoding ribonuclease E activity regulator RraA, protein MSEQVNTADLYDERGEELESIAVQFQNLGGRTHFSGPVRTIRCFEDNALVKAVLGTPGEGAVLVIDGQASLRTALMGDMIAESAVANGWSGVVINGAIRDREAIGRLPLGVKALGSNPKKSAKTGVGEVDVQLVIDRVRIQPGVMIYCDPDGILVER, encoded by the coding sequence ATGAGCGAGCAAGTAAATACCGCCGATCTTTACGACGAACGTGGCGAGGAACTGGAATCCATAGCCGTCCAGTTTCAAAACCTGGGTGGGCGCACCCACTTCAGCGGGCCGGTCCGCACTATCCGGTGCTTTGAAGACAATGCACTGGTGAAAGCCGTCCTCGGCACTCCCGGCGAAGGGGCTGTTCTGGTCATTGACGGGCAGGCGTCGCTTCGGACTGCTCTCATGGGAGACATGATTGCCGAAAGCGCGGTGGCCAACGGCTGGTCGGGTGTGGTGATCAACGGAGCTATCCGGGACCGCGAGGCCATTGGCCGGCTGCCGCTGGGCGTCAAAGCCCTGGGTAGCAACCCCAAGAAGAGCGCCAAGACGGGCGTAGGTGAAGTGGACGTTCAGCTGGTGATCGATCGCGTCCGCATCCAACCCGGAGTGATGATCTACTGCGACCCGGACGGCATCCTGGTGGAGCGCTGA
- a CDS encoding MDR family MFS transporter, which produces MSKTTPVRAAGEVLTHRQTLTVMVGLMLGMFLSSLDQTIVSTSIYTIANDLDGLSLQAWATTAYLITSTVSTPLYGKLSDIFGRRPLYLVAIVIFLAGSLYAGSVHSMTELAIARGIQGLGAGGLLALALTIIGDIVALKDRAKYQGYFMSVFGISSVLGPVIGGAFAGSANILGFDGWRWVFFINLPIGLAALVVVFMYLHLPARHVKQKIDYWGAAAITLAIVPLLLVAEQGRTWGWASAGSWLCYGLGIIGIVAFLLAEKRAGDYALIPLRLFKNMTFGLSSLLNFIIGIGMFGAIAMLPMYLQLVKGLTPTEAGLMMITFTVGILFGSISAGRTISSSGVYRIFPIMGTATLAAAATVMGLVLGVDTGLWVPGLIAVFFGVGLGFCMQPLTLAMQVSVPPKDMGVGTSTAAFFRSMGGAVGTAVFISMLFSTAADKIADGMKTAAANPDYQAVMRDPAVASDPANAKLFDFFKNGANNESLNDTSWLHTANSTLTRPITEGFAQAIDIVMLTAAGLMIIAFLISFALPNKKLTDPKAAAKESVSAH; this is translated from the coding sequence ATGTCCAAAACCACGCCCGTTCGGGCCGCCGGTGAGGTCCTGACCCATCGTCAGACCCTCACCGTCATGGTGGGACTCATGCTCGGCATGTTCCTGTCCTCGCTGGACCAGACCATCGTGTCGACGTCCATCTACACCATCGCCAACGACCTCGATGGCCTCTCGCTCCAAGCCTGGGCCACCACCGCGTACCTCATTACCTCAACGGTCAGCACACCCCTGTACGGCAAGCTCAGCGATATCTTCGGACGACGCCCGCTGTACCTCGTGGCCATCGTAATCTTCCTGGCAGGCTCTTTGTACGCGGGATCGGTGCACTCCATGACCGAACTGGCCATCGCCCGCGGCATCCAGGGCCTCGGCGCAGGCGGCTTGTTGGCGTTGGCCCTCACCATCATCGGCGACATCGTCGCTTTGAAGGACAGGGCTAAGTACCAGGGCTACTTCATGTCCGTATTCGGCATCTCATCTGTCTTGGGGCCGGTCATTGGCGGCGCCTTCGCTGGTTCAGCCAACATTCTCGGCTTCGACGGCTGGCGCTGGGTCTTCTTCATCAACCTGCCTATCGGACTCGCGGCACTCGTCGTGGTCTTCATGTACTTGCACCTGCCAGCGCGGCACGTGAAGCAGAAGATCGACTACTGGGGCGCCGCCGCCATCACACTGGCCATTGTTCCGCTGCTGCTGGTCGCAGAACAGGGCCGTACGTGGGGTTGGGCCTCCGCCGGATCGTGGCTCTGCTATGGCCTCGGCATCATCGGCATCGTCGCATTCCTGCTCGCTGAGAAGCGCGCTGGAGACTACGCCCTGATCCCTCTGCGCCTCTTCAAGAACATGACGTTCGGGCTGTCATCGCTGCTGAACTTCATCATCGGCATCGGCATGTTCGGCGCCATCGCCATGCTGCCCATGTACCTGCAGCTAGTGAAGGGGCTGACTCCTACCGAGGCCGGCCTCATGATGATCACGTTTACCGTGGGCATCCTGTTCGGTTCCATCTCTGCCGGCCGCACCATTTCGTCGTCGGGCGTCTACAGAATCTTCCCGATCATGGGCACGGCTACCTTGGCAGCTGCGGCTACCGTCATGGGCCTTGTGCTTGGCGTCGACACCGGTCTGTGGGTTCCCGGCCTGATTGCCGTGTTCTTCGGCGTTGGTTTGGGCTTCTGCATGCAGCCCCTTACCCTTGCCATGCAGGTTTCGGTTCCTCCCAAGGACATGGGCGTTGGTACCTCCACAGCGGCGTTCTTCCGTTCCATGGGTGGTGCCGTGGGCACGGCAGTGTTCATCTCCATGCTGTTCAGCACTGCTGCCGATAAGATCGCCGACGGCATGAAGACAGCTGCGGCCAACCCGGACTACCAGGCCGTCATGCGGGATCCCGCAGTAGCCTCGGACCCCGCGAACGCCAAGCTGTTCGACTTCTTCAAGAACGGCGCCAATAACGAGTCCCTTAACGACACCAGTTGGCTCCACACAGCCAACAGCACGCTGACCAGGCCGATCACCGAGGGCTTTGCCCAGGCGATCGACATCGTCATGCTGACCGCAGCCGGGCTCATGATCATTGCGTTCCTGATCAGCTTCGCATTGCCGAATAAGAAG